A part of Cataglyphis hispanica isolate Lineage 1 chromosome 7, ULB_Chis1_1.0, whole genome shotgun sequence genomic DNA contains:
- the LOC126850869 gene encoding tyrosine-protein kinase Fer isoform X1: MYATDTTRRVVSHVVNECRFDVRRSHGGIYSIYRPSRRTSLIDIIVRRIQWRYFAVLIKGQASHEALLARQDAEIKLLETMRRCLAMKVKSDREYASTVSSLIVQGKKIERSEDLAGSLIVQSWRDIMDSIDQTAKLIKQQADNIENVVDQLNTLYSERRRARKLYQEEQSWLTNQFQQLTDDVTKKKLEYQKNLEMYKLMRSRFEEYYVKSGRGGRKLDEVREKYQKACRKLHLTHNEYVLLLGAVTECEHDLRTCYLPSLLHRQQAIHQEFITSWKGILQDIVKYSDFTTEKFLEIHVRVKKIVDSIKPIEEYRDFIGKHKTRPASPIRFTFDENLVDDTSGKLLPNKLTVDNLTIDWLRSRLTELEASLKTTQQNRQSPQFLQENNSDSRILVLDYSREREELKLRCQEKKLQRQVEVIRSALNELGCEELPPGCDLSVESSFTDSPTISKRKRIIDSGLFTLRRNQRFMTILKSPFKSLPTINDSKNGLIRANSEGPTAKADNNIPPVVPSHLTNNQKSNGNGGLIEEEWFHGVLPREEVVRLLVNEGDFLVRETMRNDECQIVLSVCWDGHKHFIVQTTEGHYRFEGPTFPSIQELIRHQWLSGLPVTSRSGAILKTPILRERWELNNDDVILLEKIGRGNFGDVYKAQLKTCKTEVAVKTCKITLPDEQKRKFLQEGRILKQYDHPNIVKLIGICVQKQPIMIVMELVPGGSLLTHLRKNASTITQREQLRMCKDAAAGMSYLESKYCIHRDLAARNCLVGYECIVKISDFGMSREEEEYIVSDGMKQIPIKWTAPEALNFGKYTSLCDVWSYGILMWEIFSKGGNPYSGMSNSQAREKIDAGYRMPAPDGTPEEIYRLMLRCWEYEPEKRPHFDQIFTVVETLSQAYL, from the exons ATGTACGCGACTGACACGACTCGACGTGTCGTGTCGCACGTTGTGAACGAATGTAGGTTTGACGTTCGACGAAGTCACGGCGGAATCTACTCAATCTATCGTCCATCACGACGGACTTCTTTGATCGACATCATCGTGCGACGTATCCAATGGCGGTATTTTGCTGTTCTAATAAAG GGCCAGGCATCGCATGAGGCGCTGCTGGCTCGCCAGGACGCTGAAATCAAGCTTCTGGAGACGATGCGAAGATGCCTCGCAATGAAGGTCAAGTCCGATCGGGAATACGCTTCCACTGTTTCCTCCCTTATCGTCCAAGGGAAGAAAATTGAGCGCAGCGAAGATCTTGCTGGCAGTCTCATAGTACAG AGCTGGAGAGACATTATGGATTCTATCGATCAGAcagctaaattaattaaacaacaggcagacaatattgaaaatgttgTGGATCAGTTGAATACATTGTACTCAGAAAGGAGAAGGGCCAGAAAGCTTTATCAAGAGGAGCAGTCCTGGTTGACTAATCAATTTCAACaa TTGACAGATGATGTAACTAAGAAAAAACTGGAGTATCAAAAGAAtttagaaatgtataaattaatgaggtcgcgatttgaagaatattatgtCAAGT CTGGCCGAGGTGGTCGCAAGTTAGATGaagtaagagaaaaatatcaaaaggcATGCAGGAAACTTCATCTAACACACAATGAATACGTATTATTACTAGGTGCTGTGACAGAATGCGAACATGATTTAAGAACCTGTTATTTGCCAAGTTTGCTTCATCGGCAACAAGCTATTCACCAAGAATTTATAACTTCGTG GAAAGGAATACTTCAGGATATTGTAAAATACTCGGATTTTACAACAGAGAAATTTTTGGAGATTCATGTACGAGTGAAAAAGATAGTTGACAGTATTAAGCCTATCGAAGAGTATAGAGATTTTATTGGGAagcataa aactaGGCCAGCATCTCCAATCAGATTCACGTTTGATGAGAATCTTGTGGATGATACCTCAGGGAAATTATTGCCAAATAAATTGACTGTAGATAATCTAACTATAGATTGGTTGAGAAGTCGTCTTACGGAACTCGAAGCTTCTCTCAAGACCACACAACAAAATCGACAGAGTCCTcaatttttgcaagaaaataatagcGATTCTAG AATTTTAGTTTTGGATTATTCTCGGGAAAGAGAAGAACTGAAATTACGTTGTCaggagaaaaaattacaaagacaGGTGGAAGTCATTAGGAGTGCGCTTAATGAATTAGGCTGTGAAGAATTACCTCCGGGTTGTGACCTCTCTGTAGAAAGTTCTTTCACTGATTCACCTACAATTAGTAAA AGGAAGAGAATCATAGACAGTGGTCTATTCACATTAAGGAGAAATCAACGATTtatgacaatattaaaatcaccTTTTAAATCCTTACCAACAATTAATGATTCAAAAAACGGACTAATTAGGGCAAATAGCGAAGGGCCTACAGCCAAAGCAGACAATAATATCCCCCCTGTT GTACCATCTCATTTAACTAACAACCAAAAAAGTAACGGGAATGGCGGTCTTATAGAGGAGGAATGGTTTCATGGAGTGCTACCAAGAGAAGAAGTTGTAAGATTACTTGTTAACGAAGGAGACTTTTTAGTACGCGAAACAATGAGAAACGATGAATGTCAGATAGTTTTATCGGTTTGTTGGGACGGGCACAAgcattttattgtacaaactACAGag GGTCACTATAGATTTGAAGGGCCCACATTTCCATCTATTCAAGAACTAATCAGGCATCAATGGCTATCCGGCTTGCCGGTGACTAGTCGATCTGGTGCTATTCTTAAAACGCCAATTTTGCGCGAGCGATGGGAGCTTAATAACGATGATGTCATTCTTTTGGAGAAAATAGGTCGA GGAAATTTTGGGGATGTTTATAAGGCGCAACTGAAGACCTGTAAGACTGAAGTGGCCGTGAAAACGTGCAAAATAACGTTGCCGGATGAACAGAAACGCAAATTTTTGCAAGAAGGGAGAATATTGAAGCAATATGATCATCCGAACATAGTGAAATTGATTGGTATCTGTGTTCAAAAACAGCCAATTATGATCGTGATGGAACTCGTGCCTG GTGGTTCGTTACTTACGCATTTACGGAAGAATGCCAGTACAATAACGCAGCGAGAGCAATTGCGTATGTGTAAGGATGCTGCTGCTGGTATGAGCTATTTAGAATCTAAGTATTGCATTCATAGAGATTTAGCCGCTCGCAATTGCCTCGtag gataCGAATGCATAGTCAAAATCTCTGATTTCGGAATGTCAAGGGAAGAGGAAGAATACATAGTCTCAGATGGTATGAAACAAATTCCCATTAAATGGACTGCACCAGAGGCCTTAAATTTCG GTAAATATACATCGCTTTGCGATGTGTGGAGTTATGGAATTTTAATGTgggaaatattttccaaaggCGGCAATCCATATAGCGGTATGTCTAACTCGCAAGCACGTGAGAAAATAGATGCAG GATATCGAATGCCAGCTCCGGATGGTACACCCGAAGAGATCTATCGATTGATGCTGCGATGTTGGGAATACGAACCAGAGAAACGACCGCATTTCGATCAAATATTCACCGTGGTTGAAACACTATCTCAAGCATATCTAtga
- the LOC126850869 gene encoding tyrosine-protein kinase Fer isoform X3: protein MYATDTTRRVVSHVVNECRFDVRRSHGGIYSIYRPSRRTSLIDIIVRRIQWRYFAVLIKGQASHEALLARQDAEIKLLETMRRCLAMKVKSDREYASTVSSLIVQGKKIERSEDLAGSLIVQSWRDIMDSIDQTAKLIKQQADNIENVVDQLNTLYSERRRARKLYQEEQSWLTNQFQQLTDDVTKKKLEYQKNLEMYKLMRSRFEEYYVKSGRGGRKLDEVREKYQKACRKLHLTHNEYVLLLGAVTECEHDLRTCYLPSLLHRQQAIHQEFITSWKGILQDIVKYSDFTTEKFLEIHVRVKKIVDSIKPIEEYRDFIGKHKTRPASPIRFTFDENLVDDTSGKLLPNKLTVDNLTIDWLRSRLTELEASLKTTQQNRQSPQFLQENNSDSRILVLDYSREREELKLRCQEKKLQRQVEVIRSALNELGCEELPPGCDLSVESSFTDSPTISKVPSHLTNNQKSNGNGGLIEEEWFHGVLPREEVVRLLVNEGDFLVRETMRNDECQIVLSVCWDGHKHFIVQTTEGHYRFEGPTFPSIQELIRHQWLSGLPVTSRSGAILKTPILRERWELNNDDVILLEKIGRGNFGDVYKAQLKTCKTEVAVKTCKITLPDEQKRKFLQEGRILKQYDHPNIVKLIGICVQKQPIMIVMELVPGGSLLTHLRKNASTITQREQLRMCKDAAAGMSYLESKYCIHRDLAARNCLVGYECIVKISDFGMSREEEEYIVSDGMKQIPIKWTAPEALNFGKYTSLCDVWSYGILMWEIFSKGGNPYSGMSNSQAREKIDAGYRMPAPDGTPEEIYRLMLRCWEYEPEKRPHFDQIFTVVETLSQAYL, encoded by the exons ATGTACGCGACTGACACGACTCGACGTGTCGTGTCGCACGTTGTGAACGAATGTAGGTTTGACGTTCGACGAAGTCACGGCGGAATCTACTCAATCTATCGTCCATCACGACGGACTTCTTTGATCGACATCATCGTGCGACGTATCCAATGGCGGTATTTTGCTGTTCTAATAAAG GGCCAGGCATCGCATGAGGCGCTGCTGGCTCGCCAGGACGCTGAAATCAAGCTTCTGGAGACGATGCGAAGATGCCTCGCAATGAAGGTCAAGTCCGATCGGGAATACGCTTCCACTGTTTCCTCCCTTATCGTCCAAGGGAAGAAAATTGAGCGCAGCGAAGATCTTGCTGGCAGTCTCATAGTACAG AGCTGGAGAGACATTATGGATTCTATCGATCAGAcagctaaattaattaaacaacaggcagacaatattgaaaatgttgTGGATCAGTTGAATACATTGTACTCAGAAAGGAGAAGGGCCAGAAAGCTTTATCAAGAGGAGCAGTCCTGGTTGACTAATCAATTTCAACaa TTGACAGATGATGTAACTAAGAAAAAACTGGAGTATCAAAAGAAtttagaaatgtataaattaatgaggtcgcgatttgaagaatattatgtCAAGT CTGGCCGAGGTGGTCGCAAGTTAGATGaagtaagagaaaaatatcaaaaggcATGCAGGAAACTTCATCTAACACACAATGAATACGTATTATTACTAGGTGCTGTGACAGAATGCGAACATGATTTAAGAACCTGTTATTTGCCAAGTTTGCTTCATCGGCAACAAGCTATTCACCAAGAATTTATAACTTCGTG GAAAGGAATACTTCAGGATATTGTAAAATACTCGGATTTTACAACAGAGAAATTTTTGGAGATTCATGTACGAGTGAAAAAGATAGTTGACAGTATTAAGCCTATCGAAGAGTATAGAGATTTTATTGGGAagcataa aactaGGCCAGCATCTCCAATCAGATTCACGTTTGATGAGAATCTTGTGGATGATACCTCAGGGAAATTATTGCCAAATAAATTGACTGTAGATAATCTAACTATAGATTGGTTGAGAAGTCGTCTTACGGAACTCGAAGCTTCTCTCAAGACCACACAACAAAATCGACAGAGTCCTcaatttttgcaagaaaataatagcGATTCTAG AATTTTAGTTTTGGATTATTCTCGGGAAAGAGAAGAACTGAAATTACGTTGTCaggagaaaaaattacaaagacaGGTGGAAGTCATTAGGAGTGCGCTTAATGAATTAGGCTGTGAAGAATTACCTCCGGGTTGTGACCTCTCTGTAGAAAGTTCTTTCACTGATTCACCTACAATTAGTAAA GTACCATCTCATTTAACTAACAACCAAAAAAGTAACGGGAATGGCGGTCTTATAGAGGAGGAATGGTTTCATGGAGTGCTACCAAGAGAAGAAGTTGTAAGATTACTTGTTAACGAAGGAGACTTTTTAGTACGCGAAACAATGAGAAACGATGAATGTCAGATAGTTTTATCGGTTTGTTGGGACGGGCACAAgcattttattgtacaaactACAGag GGTCACTATAGATTTGAAGGGCCCACATTTCCATCTATTCAAGAACTAATCAGGCATCAATGGCTATCCGGCTTGCCGGTGACTAGTCGATCTGGTGCTATTCTTAAAACGCCAATTTTGCGCGAGCGATGGGAGCTTAATAACGATGATGTCATTCTTTTGGAGAAAATAGGTCGA GGAAATTTTGGGGATGTTTATAAGGCGCAACTGAAGACCTGTAAGACTGAAGTGGCCGTGAAAACGTGCAAAATAACGTTGCCGGATGAACAGAAACGCAAATTTTTGCAAGAAGGGAGAATATTGAAGCAATATGATCATCCGAACATAGTGAAATTGATTGGTATCTGTGTTCAAAAACAGCCAATTATGATCGTGATGGAACTCGTGCCTG GTGGTTCGTTACTTACGCATTTACGGAAGAATGCCAGTACAATAACGCAGCGAGAGCAATTGCGTATGTGTAAGGATGCTGCTGCTGGTATGAGCTATTTAGAATCTAAGTATTGCATTCATAGAGATTTAGCCGCTCGCAATTGCCTCGtag gataCGAATGCATAGTCAAAATCTCTGATTTCGGAATGTCAAGGGAAGAGGAAGAATACATAGTCTCAGATGGTATGAAACAAATTCCCATTAAATGGACTGCACCAGAGGCCTTAAATTTCG GTAAATATACATCGCTTTGCGATGTGTGGAGTTATGGAATTTTAATGTgggaaatattttccaaaggCGGCAATCCATATAGCGGTATGTCTAACTCGCAAGCACGTGAGAAAATAGATGCAG GATATCGAATGCCAGCTCCGGATGGTACACCCGAAGAGATCTATCGATTGATGCTGCGATGTTGGGAATACGAACCAGAGAAACGACCGCATTTCGATCAAATATTCACCGTGGTTGAAACACTATCTCAAGCATATCTAtga
- the LOC126850869 gene encoding tyrosine-protein kinase Fer isoform X2: MGFSTSLQGQASHEALLARQDAEIKLLETMRRCLAMKVKSDREYASTVSSLIVQGKKIERSEDLAGSLIVQSWRDIMDSIDQTAKLIKQQADNIENVVDQLNTLYSERRRARKLYQEEQSWLTNQFQQLTDDVTKKKLEYQKNLEMYKLMRSRFEEYYVKSGRGGRKLDEVREKYQKACRKLHLTHNEYVLLLGAVTECEHDLRTCYLPSLLHRQQAIHQEFITSWKGILQDIVKYSDFTTEKFLEIHVRVKKIVDSIKPIEEYRDFIGKHKTRPASPIRFTFDENLVDDTSGKLLPNKLTVDNLTIDWLRSRLTELEASLKTTQQNRQSPQFLQENNSDSRILVLDYSREREELKLRCQEKKLQRQVEVIRSALNELGCEELPPGCDLSVESSFTDSPTISKRKRIIDSGLFTLRRNQRFMTILKSPFKSLPTINDSKNGLIRANSEGPTAKADNNIPPVVPSHLTNNQKSNGNGGLIEEEWFHGVLPREEVVRLLVNEGDFLVRETMRNDECQIVLSVCWDGHKHFIVQTTEGHYRFEGPTFPSIQELIRHQWLSGLPVTSRSGAILKTPILRERWELNNDDVILLEKIGRGNFGDVYKAQLKTCKTEVAVKTCKITLPDEQKRKFLQEGRILKQYDHPNIVKLIGICVQKQPIMIVMELVPGGSLLTHLRKNASTITQREQLRMCKDAAAGMSYLESKYCIHRDLAARNCLVGYECIVKISDFGMSREEEEYIVSDGMKQIPIKWTAPEALNFGKYTSLCDVWSYGILMWEIFSKGGNPYSGMSNSQAREKIDAGYRMPAPDGTPEEIYRLMLRCWEYEPEKRPHFDQIFTVVETLSQAYL; this comes from the exons ATGGGCTTTTCCACGAGTCTACAGGGCCAGGCATCGCATGAGGCGCTGCTGGCTCGCCAGGACGCTGAAATCAAGCTTCTGGAGACGATGCGAAGATGCCTCGCAATGAAGGTCAAGTCCGATCGGGAATACGCTTCCACTGTTTCCTCCCTTATCGTCCAAGGGAAGAAAATTGAGCGCAGCGAAGATCTTGCTGGCAGTCTCATAGTACAG AGCTGGAGAGACATTATGGATTCTATCGATCAGAcagctaaattaattaaacaacaggcagacaatattgaaaatgttgTGGATCAGTTGAATACATTGTACTCAGAAAGGAGAAGGGCCAGAAAGCTTTATCAAGAGGAGCAGTCCTGGTTGACTAATCAATTTCAACaa TTGACAGATGATGTAACTAAGAAAAAACTGGAGTATCAAAAGAAtttagaaatgtataaattaatgaggtcgcgatttgaagaatattatgtCAAGT CTGGCCGAGGTGGTCGCAAGTTAGATGaagtaagagaaaaatatcaaaaggcATGCAGGAAACTTCATCTAACACACAATGAATACGTATTATTACTAGGTGCTGTGACAGAATGCGAACATGATTTAAGAACCTGTTATTTGCCAAGTTTGCTTCATCGGCAACAAGCTATTCACCAAGAATTTATAACTTCGTG GAAAGGAATACTTCAGGATATTGTAAAATACTCGGATTTTACAACAGAGAAATTTTTGGAGATTCATGTACGAGTGAAAAAGATAGTTGACAGTATTAAGCCTATCGAAGAGTATAGAGATTTTATTGGGAagcataa aactaGGCCAGCATCTCCAATCAGATTCACGTTTGATGAGAATCTTGTGGATGATACCTCAGGGAAATTATTGCCAAATAAATTGACTGTAGATAATCTAACTATAGATTGGTTGAGAAGTCGTCTTACGGAACTCGAAGCTTCTCTCAAGACCACACAACAAAATCGACAGAGTCCTcaatttttgcaagaaaataatagcGATTCTAG AATTTTAGTTTTGGATTATTCTCGGGAAAGAGAAGAACTGAAATTACGTTGTCaggagaaaaaattacaaagacaGGTGGAAGTCATTAGGAGTGCGCTTAATGAATTAGGCTGTGAAGAATTACCTCCGGGTTGTGACCTCTCTGTAGAAAGTTCTTTCACTGATTCACCTACAATTAGTAAA AGGAAGAGAATCATAGACAGTGGTCTATTCACATTAAGGAGAAATCAACGATTtatgacaatattaaaatcaccTTTTAAATCCTTACCAACAATTAATGATTCAAAAAACGGACTAATTAGGGCAAATAGCGAAGGGCCTACAGCCAAAGCAGACAATAATATCCCCCCTGTT GTACCATCTCATTTAACTAACAACCAAAAAAGTAACGGGAATGGCGGTCTTATAGAGGAGGAATGGTTTCATGGAGTGCTACCAAGAGAAGAAGTTGTAAGATTACTTGTTAACGAAGGAGACTTTTTAGTACGCGAAACAATGAGAAACGATGAATGTCAGATAGTTTTATCGGTTTGTTGGGACGGGCACAAgcattttattgtacaaactACAGag GGTCACTATAGATTTGAAGGGCCCACATTTCCATCTATTCAAGAACTAATCAGGCATCAATGGCTATCCGGCTTGCCGGTGACTAGTCGATCTGGTGCTATTCTTAAAACGCCAATTTTGCGCGAGCGATGGGAGCTTAATAACGATGATGTCATTCTTTTGGAGAAAATAGGTCGA GGAAATTTTGGGGATGTTTATAAGGCGCAACTGAAGACCTGTAAGACTGAAGTGGCCGTGAAAACGTGCAAAATAACGTTGCCGGATGAACAGAAACGCAAATTTTTGCAAGAAGGGAGAATATTGAAGCAATATGATCATCCGAACATAGTGAAATTGATTGGTATCTGTGTTCAAAAACAGCCAATTATGATCGTGATGGAACTCGTGCCTG GTGGTTCGTTACTTACGCATTTACGGAAGAATGCCAGTACAATAACGCAGCGAGAGCAATTGCGTATGTGTAAGGATGCTGCTGCTGGTATGAGCTATTTAGAATCTAAGTATTGCATTCATAGAGATTTAGCCGCTCGCAATTGCCTCGtag gataCGAATGCATAGTCAAAATCTCTGATTTCGGAATGTCAAGGGAAGAGGAAGAATACATAGTCTCAGATGGTATGAAACAAATTCCCATTAAATGGACTGCACCAGAGGCCTTAAATTTCG GTAAATATACATCGCTTTGCGATGTGTGGAGTTATGGAATTTTAATGTgggaaatattttccaaaggCGGCAATCCATATAGCGGTATGTCTAACTCGCAAGCACGTGAGAAAATAGATGCAG GATATCGAATGCCAGCTCCGGATGGTACACCCGAAGAGATCTATCGATTGATGCTGCGATGTTGGGAATACGAACCAGAGAAACGACCGCATTTCGATCAAATATTCACCGTGGTTGAAACACTATCTCAAGCATATCTAtga
- the LOC126850887 gene encoding cytochrome c oxidase subunit NDUFA4, giving the protein MRMQGASLASLKKYPSLLPLYFCIGLGGAGAIFYTLRLALRNPDVSWTNKKEAEPWNEYKDKRYKFYAPQTDYKNLKSPAPEY; this is encoded by the exons ATGAGAATGCAAGGAGCGTCTTTGGCTAGCTTGAAAAAGTATCCATCT CTTCTACCACTGTACTTCTGTATAGGATTAGGAGGAGCTGGTGCAATCTTTTACACGTTACGTTTAGCACTTCGCAATCCTGACGTTTCCTGGACGAATAAGAAGGAGGCCGAGCCATGGaatgaatataaagataaacgaTACAAG ttttatGCTCCACAAACGGATTACAAAAACCTTAAAAGTCCAGCACCTGAATATTGA
- the LOC126850880 gene encoding phosphopantothenate--cysteine ligase, protein MVSAWEDFYAMHPPPQDLKENENALKEFTKKHLDEGNKVVLVTSGGTTVPLEHNTVRFVDNFSAGTRGSVSAEYFLEHGYTVIFMYRVKSLEPFSRHFTGQKFLDLLQISDNNNETPVITVSPEYTQKVAIVLRKYREAFDQRKLLQLTFTTLPEYLWLLRSACQILAPLENRAILYLAAAVSDFYIPSNEMSVHKIHSSGPPTISLQLVPKILAPLVSLWVPKAFVVSFKLETDESLLISKARNALDKYHHNLVIANMLQNRKQQVIIVSKETDYILSLTNEQLNNGDEIEQLIVNDIIEKHTKFIWSKKV, encoded by the exons atggtCTCAGCATGGGAAGATTTTTATGCAATGCATCCACCTCCTCAGGATTTGAAGGAGAATGAGAATGCTCTAAAGGAATTTACCAAAAAGCATTTAGATGAGGGTAATAAAGTAGTACTAGTGACG AGTGGAGGTACAACTGTACCCTTAGAACATAATACAGTGAGATTTGTGGATAACTTTAGTGCAGGCACAAGAGGATCTGTTTCGgcagaatattttttggagCATGGATATacagttatttttatgtatag AGTCAAATCCTTGGAACCATTTTCAAGACATTTCACTGGACAAAAGTTTTTAGACTTGCTTCAAATAtcggataataataatgagactCCTGTTATCACAG TTTCACCAGAATATACACAAAAGGTAGCAATAGTACTGCGAAAATATAGAGAAGCATTTGatcaaagaaaattgttacaaCTTACTTTCACGACTCTTCCTGAATATCTCTGGCTGCTCCGATCTGCTTGCCAAATACTAGCACCTCTGGAAAATAgagctattttatatttagcagCAGCAGTCTCAGATTTTTACATTCCATCTAATGAAATg TCAGTCCATAAAATTCACTCAAGTGGACCACCAACTATATCTCTTCAATTAGTACCAAAAATATTAGCTCCATTAGTCAGTTTATGGGTACCAAAAGCATTTGTAGtctcttttaaattagaaactgATGAAAGCTTGCTAATTTCTAAGGCAAGAAATGCTCTTGACAAATATCACCataat CTTGTAATAGCAAACATGTTGCAAAATAGAAAGCAACAAGTGATAATTGTAAGCAAAGAGACTGATTATATTCTATCTCTTACAAATGAGCAATTAAATAATGGTGACGAGATTGaacaattaattgtaaatgacATTATTGAAAagcatacaaaatttatatggtctaaaaaagtttaa